One genomic window of Methanobacterium formicicum DSM 3637 includes the following:
- a CDS encoding YkgJ family cysteine cluster protein: MLRDLLIDKELFETLREKSLESDEGGMNTTEEVELLEKAVFNRLKKKRSVKKYKKLGVSKGDLKEIIQLADIISLDAMGGPSNYELAKEHQEWCLICGRCCKESESIFIHKDELNLLLTFNPELENGIIHNKLYPEHFELKDIRPCKFMDKETHKCEIYDSRPQVCRSYPLVLIESNGKAKNIINIRYKCNYTINLILEKSMILFDEAIRRLEEKR, translated from the coding sequence ATGTTAAGAGATCTCCTTATTGATAAAGAACTGTTTGAAACCCTCAGAGAAAAGTCTCTGGAGTCGGATGAAGGTGGAATGAATACCACTGAAGAGGTTGAACTCCTGGAGAAAGCGGTCTTCAATCGATTGAAAAAGAAAAGATCGGTTAAAAAGTACAAAAAATTAGGGGTCAGTAAAGGGGACCTTAAAGAAATAATTCAGTTGGCAGACATCATCAGTTTAGATGCAATGGGTGGCCCATCAAATTATGAGTTGGCCAAGGAACATCAAGAATGGTGTCTCATTTGTGGAAGATGCTGCAAGGAATCTGAATCCATTTTCATACACAAGGATGAACTCAACCTGCTGTTAACCTTCAACCCTGAACTGGAGAATGGAATCATCCACAATAAACTCTACCCCGAACACTTCGAACTCAAAGATATCAGACCGTGTAAATTCATGGATAAAGAGACCCATAAATGTGAGATCTACGACTCCAGGCCACAGGTCTGCAGGAGTTATCCTCTTGTACTCATTGAATCCAATGGTAAAGCAAAAAATATCATTAATATACGTTACAAATGTAATTATACCATTAATTTGATTCTGGAAAAGTCAATGATACTCTTTGATGAGGCTATAAGAAGATTGGAAGAGAAAAGGTAA
- a CDS encoding TetR/AcrR family transcriptional regulator, giving the protein MDEEIGTRDRIINAATRLFQLQGYHATGLNQILRESNAPKGSLYYYFPKGKEELALECINLTNVFVEKTIRDGLAEIDDPAESIKKSIEKIVDNSNSEIDDKHSIKSTKKVSVNLIALETYANNETLRKACESAYNAWQKVYTEKLVEGGFNQEKAETLGMVIQSMVEGAIIMSLTTNSDAPIQKIAEQIPIVLKH; this is encoded by the coding sequence ATGGATGAAGAAATAGGTACAAGGGACAGAATTATTAACGCTGCTACGCGTCTTTTCCAGCTGCAGGGTTATCATGCCACAGGTTTAAATCAGATTTTAAGGGAAAGCAATGCTCCTAAAGGTTCTTTGTATTATTATTTTCCCAAGGGAAAAGAAGAACTTGCTTTAGAATGCATAAATTTGACCAATGTTTTTGTTGAAAAAACAATTAGGGATGGTCTGGCAGAAATTGATGATCCTGCTGAATCCATCAAAAAATCCATTGAAAAGATTGTAGACAATTCAAATTCTGAAATAGACGATAAACATTCCATTAAAAGTACTAAAAAAGTTTCTGTTAATTTAATTGCATTGGAAACCTATGCAAATAATGAAACATTAAGAAAAGCATGTGAATCTGCTTACAATGCATGGCAAAAGGTTTACACTGAGAAGTTGGTGGAAGGTGGTTTCAACCAGGAAAAGGCAGAGACCTTGGGAATGGTTATTCAATCCATGGTTGAAGGGGCCATAATCATGTCTTTAACCACAAATAGTGATGCACCTATTCAGAAGATTGCCGAACAGATTCCCATTGTACTAAAACATTAA
- a CDS encoding MDR family MFS transporter — MSSIQNENYTINKIKPCKSTTNRILILLLVGGFMSMLNETALNIAFPHIMGQFNISAGTVQWLTTVYVYVSGIVFLISAFLIERFSTRKLFTASMGFLIAGTIVACFSTNFPILFVGRVIQAIGTGILVPLIFNTVLILIPPEKRGATMGMVTLVVMFAPTIAPVLMGFLMGYMDWHWFFVMVLVFFVAIAIAGIAFLKNVTEVGHPKLDLLSVILAAIGFGGVVISLSGMGENGLSPNVSIPLIVGMVSLILFAIRQLTMKEPMLDLRTFKYPSFTIGIVITMVNVMVIFAMVVILPIYLQSALGVTSFIASLILLPGSILNSILSLVSGRIYDGHGPKIVISSGLAIMCISMVMLSFLSVSTLLMVIVLILVCFFIGTSLVMAPNQTHTLGTLPPKYYASGSAIMTALQQMGGAIGSALFVSFMSFGQNSYLQNLTNPTAAQQVQALVSGVDFAYLIAAVVLGVVFILSLFLKRENPA, encoded by the coding sequence ATGTCATCAATTCAAAATGAAAACTACACTATTAATAAAATTAAACCCTGTAAAAGTACCACCAACCGAATCTTAATTCTGCTGCTGGTTGGTGGGTTCATGTCAATGCTAAATGAAACTGCATTAAACATCGCTTTTCCACATATAATGGGACAGTTTAATATTTCCGCTGGAACTGTGCAGTGGTTAACTACAGTTTATGTTTATGTTTCGGGTATTGTATTTCTTATCAGTGCATTTCTCATTGAACGGTTTTCCACCAGAAAATTATTCACAGCTTCAATGGGATTTTTGATTGCAGGAACAATTGTGGCCTGTTTTTCAACAAACTTTCCAATTCTGTTTGTTGGACGGGTTATACAGGCAATTGGAACCGGTATACTGGTACCCCTAATATTTAACACCGTGCTTATTTTGATACCCCCTGAAAAAAGAGGTGCAACAATGGGAATGGTGACACTGGTGGTAATGTTCGCCCCGACAATAGCACCGGTGCTCATGGGTTTCCTCATGGGATATATGGATTGGCACTGGTTTTTCGTAATGGTACTGGTCTTTTTCGTTGCCATAGCAATTGCTGGAATAGCATTCTTAAAGAATGTAACAGAAGTAGGTCATCCTAAACTAGATCTTCTATCGGTCATACTTGCTGCAATTGGATTTGGAGGAGTGGTAATTAGTTTAAGTGGTATGGGAGAAAATGGATTAAGTCCAAACGTGTCAATCCCTTTAATTGTGGGTATGGTTAGCTTAATACTATTTGCAATTCGCCAGTTAACCATGAAAGAACCTATGCTGGACCTGCGCACGTTTAAATATCCTTCATTCACCATAGGAATTGTAATTACCATGGTTAATGTTATGGTAATATTTGCAATGGTGGTTATACTGCCCATTTACTTGCAGAGTGCCCTTGGAGTCACATCATTTATTGCCAGTCTTATCCTGCTACCTGGAAGTATTTTGAATAGTATTTTATCACTTGTATCGGGTCGTATCTATGATGGGCATGGTCCTAAGATTGTGATCAGCTCTGGACTTGCTATCATGTGTATTTCCATGGTGATGCTTTCATTCCTTTCAGTATCAACACTCCTCATGGTAATTGTACTAATACTGGTTTGTTTTTTCATAGGAACCAGCCTGGTAATGGCACCCAACCAGACACACACCCTGGGAACCCTCCCTCCCAAGTACTATGCTTCGGGTTCAGCTATAATGACTGCTCTACAGCAGATGGGTGGTGCAATTGGTTCTGCTCTATTTGTAAGCTTCATGTCCTTTGGACAGAACAGTTACCTTCAGAATCTGACCAATCCAACTGCCGCACAACAGGTCCAGGCCCTGGTATCTGGAGTGGATTTTGCATATTTAATAGCTGCAGTAGTATTAGGAGTGGTTTTTATTCTATCACTATTCTTAAAACGTGAAAACCCTGCATAA